A window of Eikenella corrodens contains these coding sequences:
- a CDS encoding DUF924 family protein, producing MTSQNVLDFWFAEENRPFWFAKSDEFDQAIRSRFVGLRQQAARAELYGWRTTLEGRLAEIIVLDQFSRNLFRNNPQAFACDAMAQVLAQEAVKQPGFASLPDAWRHMMLMPLMHSESRTIHALALELFTRHAAHALIHEEQHKAIIDRFGRYPHRNAVLGRTGTAEEIEFLKQEGSSF from the coding sequence ATGACCTCGCAAAACGTACTCGACTTCTGGTTTGCCGAAGAAAACCGCCCGTTCTGGTTCGCCAAAAGCGACGAGTTCGACCAAGCCATCCGTAGCCGGTTTGTCGGCCTTCGGCAACAGGCCGCCCGCGCCGAACTCTACGGATGGCGCACCACGCTTGAAGGCCGCCTGGCGGAAATCATCGTGCTCGACCAATTCTCGCGTAACCTGTTCCGCAACAATCCGCAAGCCTTCGCCTGCGATGCCATGGCGCAAGTGCTTGCCCAAGAAGCCGTTAAACAGCCCGGTTTCGCCAGCCTGCCCGATGCCTGGCGGCACATGATGCTGATGCCGCTCATGCACAGCGAAAGCCGCACAATCCACGCCCTTGCGTTGGAACTCTTCACCCGCCACGCTGCCCATGCCCTGATACATGAAGAACAGCACAAAGCCATCATCGACCGCTTCGGCCGTTATCCACACCGCAACGCCGTACTCGGCCGCACCGGCACGGCGGAAGAGATTGAGTTTTTGAAACAGGAAGGCTCGTCGTTTTAA
- a CDS encoding OmpP1/FadL family transporter, translated as MTTRHFSRLALLLATAFSAQAWASGYHFGTQSVSSQSTANSSSAEAADPSTLFHNPAGLTKLEGTQVSINVNLVAPSVKYSDAEAYYPGTNQPVQGATSGNIRPKSVVFAPHFYLSHRLNDNLALGLGMYVPFGSGTEYQHDAVLRYNLNELSVKTIAIQPTVAYKINDQHSVALGLVAQHTTANLRQYANFGAFPPLRRNGFADGYASVEGSDWGFGYNLAWLWDVNDSLRLGANYRSKVSHNLRGDAEWKLVGAAFQTPMGGTLSNAIRANGYAESEAANVRIVTPESFSLHGMYKLTPRWSLYGDATWTRHSRFNRAELNFGNSKTVANPQNPAAPARSNQTILTPQWRNTYKLSLGASYQITDPLQLRFGIAYDQSPVRGANTRMSTLPDADRLWFSFGGKYDINQQHSLNLAYSYVHVKNTSANVNGWCGGTASGPGSQACVSSRTHGSAKFRSRSHILGLQYTYKF; from the coding sequence ATGACAACCCGCCATTTCTCCCGCCTCGCCCTGTTGCTGGCCACCGCTTTTTCCGCCCAAGCCTGGGCTTCCGGCTACCATTTCGGCACTCAATCCGTGAGCAGCCAATCCACGGCCAATTCATCCTCCGCTGAAGCCGCCGATCCTTCCACCCTGTTCCACAACCCCGCTGGCCTCACCAAACTCGAAGGCACGCAGGTCAGTATCAACGTCAACCTTGTTGCGCCCAGTGTGAAATACAGCGATGCCGAAGCCTACTACCCCGGCACCAACCAACCCGTACAAGGCGCCACTTCCGGCAACATCCGCCCGAAAAGCGTGGTGTTTGCGCCGCATTTTTATTTGTCGCACCGCTTGAATGATAACCTTGCCCTAGGCTTGGGCATGTACGTTCCCTTCGGCTCCGGCACCGAATACCAGCATGATGCCGTTTTACGCTACAACCTGAACGAGTTGAGCGTGAAAACCATCGCTATCCAGCCCACCGTTGCCTATAAAATCAACGATCAGCACTCCGTTGCCCTCGGCCTGGTGGCGCAGCACACCACTGCCAATTTGCGCCAATACGCCAACTTCGGCGCCTTCCCTCCGCTGCGCCGCAACGGCTTTGCCGATGGTTATGCCAGCGTGGAAGGCAGCGATTGGGGCTTCGGCTACAACCTCGCCTGGCTGTGGGACGTGAACGACTCCCTGCGTTTGGGCGCAAACTACCGCTCCAAAGTCAGCCACAACCTGCGCGGCGATGCCGAATGGAAACTGGTGGGCGCGGCCTTCCAAACCCCGATGGGCGGCACACTTTCCAATGCCATCCGCGCCAACGGCTATGCCGAATCCGAAGCCGCCAACGTGCGCATCGTTACCCCCGAATCATTCTCCCTGCACGGCATGTACAAACTTACGCCGCGCTGGTCGCTCTATGGCGACGCCACCTGGACACGCCACTCCCGCTTCAACCGTGCCGAGTTGAATTTCGGCAACAGCAAAACCGTGGCCAACCCGCAGAATCCTGCTGCACCCGCCCGCAGTAACCAAACCATCCTCACTCCCCAGTGGCGTAACACTTATAAACTCTCCCTCGGTGCGTCTTACCAAATCACCGACCCCCTGCAACTGCGCTTCGGCATCGCCTACGACCAATCCCCCGTACGCGGCGCCAACACCCGCATGAGCACCCTGCCCGATGCCGACCGCCTCTGGTTCTCCTTCGGCGGCAAATACGACATCAATCAGCAGCACAGCCTCAACCTCGCCTACAGCTATGTGCACGTGAAAAACACCTCCGCCAACGTAAACGGCTGGTGCGGCGGCACAGCCTCCGGCCCTGGCTCGCAAGCCTGCGTGTCCAGCCGCACCCACGGCTCGGCCAAATTCAGAAGCCGCTCCCATATCTTAGGCTTGCAATACACTTACAAATTCTAA
- a CDS encoding aminoacyl-histidine dipeptidase, translating into MNPLHSLQPQAVWQWFADICAIPHPTYQEATLAEMIVARAKEKGLAVRQDEKGNIYIRKPAHGAGMADKPGVILQGHIDMVAQKTPDSPHDFATDPIRPQIIDGWVHAMHTTLGADNGLGSAMGLAVAFADDIEHPPLEVLLTVEEEIGMDGARQMRGDLLQGRYLINLDTEEAGCVYVGCAGGRDADLSLPFTTEAAEGQHVRITVSGLLGGHSGIDIHRGHGNAIKVLADLLARLPEESGWRLAAFHSGALRNVIPSEAEAEIVLPQAFVGALTELAGTVRAETQNELGKFADKLAIQVAPLGQGVQAASHADSRRIVDLLVAVPSGVLKWSEEFDGVVDTSNCLSVVHTEDGKFTAAMLLRSLRERPKDDFCRLLGSIARLSGAALHTDQDYTGWEPHMSSALLQKTIESFVAVRGQQPQIEVVHAGLECGLMQKHLPHTEMISFGPTIKGAHSPKERVQIDTVEECWHILLDLLKRIA; encoded by the coding sequence ATGAATCCGCTTCATTCTTTGCAGCCGCAGGCTGTTTGGCAGTGGTTTGCCGATATTTGCGCCATTCCGCACCCCACTTATCAAGAAGCCACGCTGGCCGAAATGATTGTTGCCCGCGCCAAGGAAAAAGGCCTGGCGGTGCGGCAAGACGAAAAGGGCAATATTTATATCCGCAAGCCGGCGCACGGTGCGGGCATGGCCGATAAGCCCGGCGTGATTTTGCAGGGGCACATCGATATGGTGGCGCAGAAAACCCCCGATTCGCCGCACGACTTCGCCACCGACCCCATCCGGCCGCAAATCATCGACGGCTGGGTGCACGCCATGCACACCACGCTGGGCGCGGATAACGGCCTCGGCTCGGCCATGGGCTTGGCCGTGGCGTTTGCCGACGATATCGAACACCCGCCCTTGGAAGTGCTGCTCACGGTGGAAGAAGAAATCGGCATGGATGGTGCGCGCCAAATGCGTGGTGATTTGCTGCAAGGCCGCTATTTGATCAACTTGGATACCGAAGAAGCCGGTTGCGTGTATGTGGGCTGCGCGGGCGGGCGCGATGCCGATTTGAGCCTGCCTTTTACCACCGAAGCCGCCGAAGGGCAGCATGTGCGCATTACCGTGTCTGGTTTATTGGGCGGGCATTCCGGCATCGATATTCACCGCGGCCACGGCAATGCCATCAAGGTGTTGGCCGACCTGTTGGCACGCCTGCCGGAAGAAAGCGGCTGGCGGCTGGCTGCTTTCCACAGCGGTGCGTTGCGTAACGTGATTCCCTCCGAGGCAGAGGCCGAAATCGTGCTGCCACAGGCATTTGTTGGCGCGCTGACCGAACTGGCCGGCACCGTGCGTGCCGAAACGCAAAACGAATTGGGCAAGTTTGCCGACAAACTGGCGATTCAGGTAGCCCCGCTCGGCCAGGGTGTACAGGCCGCCAGCCATGCCGACAGCCGCCGCATCGTTGATTTGCTCGTTGCCGTTCCCAGCGGCGTGCTCAAATGGAGCGAAGAGTTCGACGGCGTGGTGGACACCTCCAACTGCCTAAGCGTGGTGCACACGGAAGACGGCAAATTTACCGCCGCCATGCTGTTGCGTTCACTGCGCGAACGGCCGAAAGACGACTTCTGCCGCCTGCTCGGCTCAATCGCCCGCCTCTCCGGCGCCGCGCTGCACACTGATCAGGACTACACCGGCTGGGAGCCGCATATGTCGTCTGCCTTGCTGCAGAAAACCATCGAATCCTTCGTCGCCGTACGCGGGCAGCAGCCGCAAATCGAAGTGGTACACGCCGGCCTGGAATGCGGCCTGATGCAAAAACACCTGCCGCACACCGAAATGATTTCCTTCGGCCCCACCATCAAAGGCGCGCACTCGCCCAAAGAGCGGGTGCAGATTGATACCGTGGAAGAGTGCTGGCACATTTTGCTGGATTTGCTCAAACGGATTGCTTAA
- a CDS encoding DUF2798 domain-containing protein yields the protein MKKLPKKYAGVLFSFYASAVMVLIVSAVLVALNTGIDAGYPLRLLKSYLITWPVAFASLLGVRPLVMKWVAASVAD from the coding sequence ATGAAAAAACTACCGAAAAAATACGCGGGCGTGCTGTTTTCTTTTTACGCTTCGGCGGTGATGGTGCTGATTGTGAGCGCGGTGCTGGTGGCTCTGAATACCGGCATCGACGCGGGCTACCCGCTGCGTTTGTTGAAATCATATTTGATTACTTGGCCGGTGGCATTCGCCAGCCTGCTCGGCGTGCGTCCGCTGGTGATGAAATGGGTGGCGGCTTCGGTGGCCGATTGA
- the lpxB gene encoding lipid-A-disaccharide synthase yields MNTSPLIALCAGEASGDLLGAHLIEAIRARCPQARFTGIGGPRMQAVGLESLFDQETLAVRGYVEVLKNLPAIWRIRKDLIAEMKRQQPDVFVGIDAPDFNLGVAAALKAAGIPTLHYVSPSVWAWRRERVHKIVQQADEVLCLFPMEPELYQQAGGRARFVGHPLAQTLPLEADRAAACRELGLPKTQPIFALLPGSRVSEIDYMAPLFLQAAQLVWQQIPEAQFLLPYATEATYARLQSLLTAEPYCRLPLQLLPGSTAQACTAADAVLVTSGTATLEVALCKRPMVISYKISPLTYALVKHKIKVPYVGLPNVLLGRAAVPELLQHDAEPEKLAAALLDWYRSPEKTAALQQDFTELHRLLRKDTAAEAAAAVLAAAGANP; encoded by the coding sequence ATGAACACTTCCCCCCTTATCGCCCTGTGCGCAGGCGAGGCCTCGGGCGACTTGCTCGGCGCACACCTGATTGAGGCCATCCGCGCGCGCTGCCCGCAGGCACGGTTTACCGGCATCGGCGGCCCGCGTATGCAGGCGGTGGGGCTGGAAAGCCTGTTCGACCAAGAAACGCTGGCGGTGCGCGGCTATGTGGAGGTGCTGAAAAACCTGCCGGCGATTTGGCGCATCCGCAAGGACTTGATTGCCGAAATGAAACGGCAGCAGCCAGATGTGTTCGTGGGCATCGACGCGCCAGATTTCAACCTGGGCGTGGCTGCCGCGCTCAAGGCGGCGGGCATCCCCACGCTGCACTACGTGAGCCCTTCGGTGTGGGCGTGGCGGCGCGAGCGGGTGCACAAAATCGTGCAGCAGGCAGATGAAGTGCTGTGCCTGTTCCCGATGGAGCCGGAGCTATACCAACAAGCCGGCGGGCGGGCGCGATTTGTGGGGCACCCGTTGGCGCAAACCCTGCCTTTGGAAGCCGACCGCGCCGCCGCATGCCGTGAGTTGGGGCTACCTAAAACTCAGCCCATATTCGCCCTGCTGCCCGGCAGCCGCGTGAGCGAAATCGACTATATGGCGCCGCTGTTTCTGCAAGCTGCGCAGCTGGTGTGGCAACAAATTCCCGAGGCGCAGTTCCTGCTGCCCTATGCCACCGAAGCCACCTACGCGCGCCTGCAAAGCCTGCTTACTGCCGAGCCGTATTGCCGCCTGCCCTTGCAACTGCTCCCGGGCAGCACGGCGCAGGCCTGCACGGCGGCCGATGCGGTGTTGGTCACCAGCGGCACGGCCACGCTGGAAGTGGCGCTGTGCAAGCGGCCGATGGTAATCAGCTACAAAATTTCGCCACTCACCTATGCGCTGGTGAAGCACAAAATCAAAGTGCCCTATGTGGGGCTGCCCAATGTGCTGCTCGGCCGCGCCGCCGTGCCGGAGCTGCTGCAGCACGATGCCGAGCCGGAAAAGCTGGCCGCCGCGCTGCTGGACTGGTATCGCTCGCCGGAGAAAACCGCTGCGCTGCAACAGGATTTCACCGAGCTGCACCGTTTATTGCGCAAAGATACCGCCGCCGAAGCTGCAGCGGCAGTGCTGGCCGCCGCAGGGGCAAACCCATGA
- a CDS encoding pirin family protein, whose protein sequence is MTITKITAKTHDVGGIPIARLLPNRSHRTIGAWCFLDHAGPAHFAEQEDDLQVGAHPHTNLQTFTWMLEGEVLHQDSLGNRQTIRPKQVNLMTAGTGDNHGISHTEQTPAGIKTLHAVQLWIALPMGKTIAPDFRHYPEMPEWSDNGADFVLVNGSFAGRTAPTEQHSPLLGLDIRTRQAQILEIPARAGWEYGVLVLKGEVEIDGQTFTQDELAKFARTDAAQTLRIRAQAGSHIMLLGGEPLPHPTLIWWNFVADSREALEKAVADWNGGHPRFGSIDLAGTKLQRLAAPELRGKVR, encoded by the coding sequence ATGACCATCACCAAAATCACCGCGAAAACCCACGATGTCGGCGGCATCCCGATTGCCCGGCTGCTGCCCAACCGCAGCCACCGCACCATCGGCGCATGGTGCTTTCTCGACCACGCCGGCCCCGCGCATTTTGCCGAGCAGGAAGACGACTTGCAGGTTGGCGCACATCCGCACACCAACCTGCAAACCTTCACGTGGATGCTGGAAGGCGAAGTGCTGCACCAAGACAGCCTGGGCAACCGCCAAACCATCCGCCCGAAACAAGTCAATCTGATGACCGCAGGTACGGGCGACAACCACGGCATCAGCCACACCGAACAAACGCCCGCAGGCATCAAAACCCTGCATGCCGTGCAGCTTTGGATTGCCCTGCCGATGGGTAAAACCATCGCCCCCGATTTCCGCCATTACCCCGAAATGCCCGAATGGTCGGACAATGGCGCAGATTTCGTGCTGGTGAACGGCAGTTTCGCCGGCCGCACCGCGCCGACCGAACAGCACAGCCCCTTACTGGGCTTGGACATCCGTACCCGTCAGGCGCAAATCTTGGAAATCCCCGCCCGAGCAGGCTGGGAATACGGTGTGCTGGTGCTCAAAGGCGAAGTGGAAATCGACGGGCAAACGTTCACACAAGACGAATTGGCAAAATTCGCCCGCACCGATGCTGCCCAAACCCTGCGCATCCGCGCCCAAGCAGGCAGCCACATTATGCTGCTGGGCGGCGAACCACTGCCGCACCCGACGCTGATTTGGTGGAACTTCGTTGCAGACAGCCGGGAAGCGCTGGAAAAAGCCGTGGCCGATTGGAACGGCGGGCATCCGCGCTTCGGCAGCATCGATTTGGCGGGCACAAAATTGCAACGCCTTGCAGCGCCTGAATTGCGCGGGAAGGTGCGTTAG
- the pdxH gene encoding pyridoxamine 5'-phosphate oxidase produces MDLHNIREDYSKQELSKADCANTPLPQFEKWLNEAIHSAAKEPTAMSVATVDEAGRPNSRILLLKEVNDRGFVFFSNYQSRKGRALAAHPFAALTFFWPELERQVRAEGRVEKLDAKSSDEYFASRPYTSRLGAWASEQSSVIAGKSIIVARAAAEAVKHPLHVPRPPHWGGYLLIPDRVEFWQGRPSRLHDRIQYRLEGDKWIKERLAP; encoded by the coding sequence ATGGATTTGCACAATATCCGCGAAGACTACAGCAAACAGGAGCTTTCCAAGGCCGATTGCGCCAATACGCCGCTGCCACAGTTTGAAAAGTGGCTGAACGAAGCCATCCATTCCGCCGCCAAAGAGCCCACCGCCATGAGCGTGGCTACGGTGGATGAGGCCGGCCGGCCCAACAGCCGCATCCTGCTGTTGAAAGAGGTGAACGACCGGGGCTTTGTGTTTTTCTCCAACTACCAAAGCCGCAAAGGCCGCGCGCTGGCGGCACATCCGTTTGCCGCACTCACCTTTTTCTGGCCGGAGCTGGAACGGCAGGTGCGCGCCGAAGGGCGGGTGGAAAAACTGGATGCCAAATCTTCAGACGAATACTTCGCCAGCCGCCCCTACACCAGCCGCTTAGGCGCTTGGGCCAGCGAGCAGAGCAGCGTGATTGCTGGCAAAAGCATCATCGTGGCACGCGCAGCGGCCGAAGCGGTGAAACACCCCCTGCACGTACCGCGCCCGCCACACTGGGGCGGTTATCTGCTGATTCCTGATCGGGTGGAGTTCTGGCAAGGCCGCCCCAGCCGCCTGCACGACCGCATCCAATACCGCCTGGAGGGCGATAAGTGGATTAAAGAGCGGCTCGCGCCGTAG
- a CDS encoding inorganic phosphate transporter, translated as MPGSSAPLRLKSINFIGMAVLFGVSCYFIYWGLGYIQHHHSALFVLAALFGIFMAFNIGGNDVANSFGTSVGAGTLSIPQALAVAAVFEVSGAMLAGGGVTDTIRNGIVDLGSLSLEPVQFVYIMMAALAAASLWLLFASQKGLPVSTTHSIIGGIVGAALVLGFYNSGLAGLNMVRWEKIGEIAISWVLSPLLGGVTSYLVFKNIKTYILGYNVASSRHVQRLRKQKLAYKKEHKTRFEQMSELQQMAYTATIVRDAQLYNEGNYRPEELVSDYYRGLHEIDCRKDEINAFRALRLWVPLAGAVGGMVMAAMLLFKGLKHLNLGLSTLDNLLIVGMVGAVLWMGTFAYARTLKTGANLDRATFIMFSWLQVFTACCFAFSHGSNDIANAIGPFAAIMDVLRSGTIGSSGDIPPITMLTFGVSLVVGLWFIGREVIATVGENLAKMHPSSGFVAELSAATVVMLASALGLPVSSTHILVGAVLGIGLVNRNANWRLMKPIALAWVITVPAAGLLASICFIILNAVF; from the coding sequence ATGCCCGGTTCTTCTGCCCCGCTGCGTTTGAAAAGCATCAATTTCATCGGTATGGCCGTGCTGTTCGGCGTGTCCTGCTATTTTATCTATTGGGGGCTGGGCTATATCCAACACCACCATTCCGCGCTGTTCGTGCTCGCCGCACTGTTCGGCATCTTTATGGCATTCAATATCGGCGGCAACGATGTGGCCAACTCCTTCGGCACTTCGGTGGGCGCCGGCACGCTGAGCATCCCGCAGGCGCTGGCCGTGGCAGCAGTGTTTGAAGTGAGCGGCGCGATGCTGGCCGGCGGCGGCGTAACCGACACCATCCGCAACGGCATTGTGGATTTGGGCAGCCTGTCGCTGGAGCCGGTGCAGTTTGTCTACATCATGATGGCCGCGCTGGCCGCCGCTTCGCTGTGGCTGCTGTTTGCTTCGCAAAAAGGCCTGCCGGTGTCCACCACGCATTCCATCATCGGCGGCATTGTGGGCGCGGCGCTGGTTTTGGGCTTTTACAACAGCGGCCTGGCCGGTTTGAACATGGTGCGCTGGGAAAAAATCGGCGAAATCGCCATTTCCTGGGTGCTCTCGCCGCTCTTGGGCGGGGTCACTTCCTATTTGGTGTTTAAAAACATCAAAACCTATATCCTGGGCTACAACGTGGCCTCCAGCCGCCATGTGCAGCGCCTGCGCAAGCAGAAATTGGCCTACAAAAAAGAACACAAAACTCGCTTCGAGCAGATGAGCGAATTGCAGCAGATGGCCTACACCGCCACCATCGTGCGCGATGCCCAGCTTTACAACGAAGGCAACTACCGGCCCGAAGAGCTGGTATCCGACTACTATCGCGGCCTGCACGAAATCGACTGTCGCAAAGATGAAATCAACGCCTTCCGTGCCCTGCGACTGTGGGTGCCGCTGGCGGGCGCGGTGGGCGGCATGGTGATGGCCGCGATGCTGCTGTTTAAAGGCCTGAAACACCTCAACTTAGGCCTGAGCACGCTGGATAACCTGTTAATCGTCGGCATGGTGGGCGCGGTATTGTGGATGGGCACATTTGCCTACGCCCGCACCCTGAAAACCGGCGCCAACCTCGACCGTGCCACCTTCATCATGTTCAGCTGGCTGCAAGTGTTCACCGCCTGCTGCTTCGCCTTCAGCCACGGCTCGAACGACATCGCCAACGCCATCGGCCCGTTTGCCGCCATCATGGACGTGCTGCGCAGCGGCACCATCGGCAGCAGCGGCGACATTCCGCCGATTACCATGCTCACCTTCGGCGTGTCGCTGGTGGTGGGGCTGTGGTTTATCGGGCGGGAAGTGATTGCCACCGTGGGCGAAAACCTGGCCAAAATGCACCCCTCCTCCGGCTTCGTGGCCGAGCTCTCCGCCGCCACCGTCGTGATGCTGGCCTCCGCGCTTGGGCTGCCCGTATCCAGCACCCACATCCTCGTGGGCGCCGTGCTCGGCATCGGGCTGGTCAACCGCAACGCCAACTGGCGGCTGATGAAGCCGATTGCCCTGGCCTGGGTCATCACCGTGCCGGCCGCCGGCCTGCTGGCTTCGATTTGCTTTATCATTCTGAACGCAGTTTTCTGA
- a CDS encoding LysR family transcriptional regulator — protein sequence MDWDWNGIRHFTALVEKQTLTAAAEHLGVQHSTVSRQITQLENALGLRLFDRIGKRYLLTPEGERLYRHACEICKDMSMLQRTAREQAELRHSVVISAPPFVARLLLMPHITDFYRKHNDIRLIIQSDAALADLHGRQADIALRLVRPTQNDLTVRRIAHFSYRIYGHEGYLETTRRENWRFVQIAVNTRFSRWFAEQIGEDADISFASNDFAAVKQAVCEQIGIGILPDFAVFPADRLHPVSLNPDKPPPEFPAELLLVMHEDVRRSPSVRAVADYFGEVFGKEGSG from the coding sequence ATGGATTGGGACTGGAACGGCATCCGCCACTTCACCGCCCTCGTGGAAAAACAAACCCTTACCGCTGCCGCCGAACACTTGGGCGTGCAGCACAGCACCGTCTCGCGGCAAATCACCCAGCTGGAAAACGCCCTCGGCCTGCGCCTGTTCGACCGCATCGGCAAACGCTACCTACTCACCCCCGAAGGAGAACGGCTTTACCGCCATGCCTGCGAAATCTGCAAAGATATGAGCATGTTGCAGCGTACCGCGCGCGAACAGGCCGAACTGCGGCACAGCGTCGTCATTTCCGCACCGCCATTCGTCGCCCGACTCCTGCTGATGCCCCACATTACCGATTTCTACAGAAAACATAACGATATACGCCTTATCATCCAAAGCGATGCCGCACTCGCCGACCTGCACGGCCGCCAAGCCGACATCGCCCTGCGCCTCGTCCGCCCCACCCAAAACGACCTTACCGTGCGCCGCATCGCCCATTTTTCCTACCGCATCTACGGCCATGAGGGCTACCTGGAAACCACCCGCCGCGAAAACTGGCGTTTTGTACAAATTGCCGTAAACACCCGTTTTTCCCGCTGGTTTGCCGAACAAATCGGCGAAGATGCCGACATTTCCTTCGCCAGCAACGACTTCGCCGCTGTCAAACAAGCCGTGTGCGAACAAATCGGCATCGGTATCCTGCCTGATTTCGCCGTTTTCCCCGCCGACAGGCTGCATCCCGTCTCACTCAATCCGGATAAGCCGCCGCCCGAATTCCCGGCGGAACTCTTGCTGGTGATGCACGAAGACGTGCGCCGCAGCCCCAGCGTAAGGGCGGTGGCGGATTATTTTGGGGAGGTGTTTGGGAAAGAGGGTTCAGGCTGA
- the rnhB gene encoding ribonuclease HII translates to MIWQAGVDEAGRGPLVGSVFAAAVVLLDEYDLPGLTDSKKLSERRRDELAVLIKQQALTWCVAAASVEEIDRLNILHATMLAMRRAVHGLERLPEKAWIDGNRVPPDLGCEAEAVVKGDSKIIQISAASVLAKTARDAEMYALAERYPQYGFERHKGYGTAEHLAALQRHGALPEHRRSFAPVREILAQGRLFE, encoded by the coding sequence ATGATTTGGCAGGCCGGCGTGGACGAGGCCGGGCGCGGGCCATTGGTTGGCAGCGTGTTTGCCGCCGCCGTGGTGCTGCTGGACGAATACGATTTGCCAGGGCTCACCGACTCGAAAAAACTGAGCGAACGCCGCCGCGACGAATTGGCGGTGTTGATTAAACAGCAGGCGCTGACTTGGTGCGTGGCCGCCGCCTCGGTGGAAGAAATCGACCGGCTCAATATCCTGCACGCCACCATGCTGGCCATGCGCCGCGCCGTACACGGGCTGGAAAGGCTACCTGAAAAAGCGTGGATAGACGGCAACCGCGTGCCGCCCGATTTGGGCTGCGAGGCCGAAGCCGTGGTGAAAGGCGACAGCAAAATCATCCAGATTTCCGCCGCCTCCGTGCTGGCCAAAACCGCGCGCGACGCGGAAATGTATGCCCTGGCCGAACGTTATCCGCAATACGGCTTCGAGCGGCACAAAGGCTACGGCACCGCCGAACACCTCGCCGCCCTGCAACGCCACGGCGCGCTGCCCGAACACCGCCGCAGTTTTGCTCCTGTGCGGGAAATCTTGGCGCAGGGGCGGCTGTTTGAGTGA
- the hemA gene encoding glutamyl-tRNA reductase, which yields MQLTAIGLNHQTAPLSIRERLAFAAAALPEALRELVGSRTAEEAVILSTCNRTELYCVGEPDDIVRWLADYRKIPNSTLEPYLYRYQTEAAVRHAFRVSCGLDSMVLGEPQILGQIKNAVRVAQEQQTLASNLHALFQKTFAIAKEVRTSTAVGENSVSMAAAAVKMAARIFPDIGELNILFVGAGEMIELVATHFAAKSPRGITVANRTAERAQELCNKLASPASACPLSELPQRLHQYDVIVSSTASQLPIIGKGMVERALRERRHRPVFLLDLAVPRDIEAEVADLGDAYLYTVDDMMQVVSSGQAARQRAAAEAEQMVDSKVAEFMSWQRRRQSVPLIRSLRDEGERARRQVLDNATRLLAKGVPAEEVLERLSVQLTNKLLHAPTSALSKVDNQTAHLTEALVQVYGLDKPRS from the coding sequence ATGCAGCTTACCGCCATCGGCTTGAACCACCAAACCGCTCCGTTGAGCATACGTGAGCGGTTGGCTTTTGCTGCCGCCGCGCTGCCTGAGGCATTGCGCGAGCTGGTGGGCAGCCGCACGGCTGAAGAAGCCGTGATTTTGTCCACCTGCAACCGCACCGAACTCTATTGCGTGGGCGAGCCGGACGATATTGTGCGCTGGCTGGCCGACTACCGCAAGATTCCAAACAGCACGCTGGAACCCTACCTCTACCGCTACCAAACCGAAGCAGCCGTGCGCCATGCTTTCCGCGTATCTTGCGGGCTTGACAGCATGGTGCTGGGCGAGCCGCAGATTCTCGGTCAAATCAAAAACGCCGTGCGCGTGGCGCAGGAACAGCAAACTTTAGCTTCCAATCTGCATGCCCTGTTTCAAAAAACCTTCGCCATTGCCAAAGAAGTGCGCACCAGCACGGCAGTGGGCGAAAATTCGGTGAGCATGGCCGCCGCTGCCGTGAAAATGGCCGCCCGTATTTTCCCCGACATTGGCGAATTGAATATTTTATTCGTGGGCGCGGGCGAGATGATTGAATTGGTGGCCACCCATTTCGCTGCCAAATCGCCACGCGGCATCACCGTGGCTAACCGCACCGCCGAGCGCGCTCAAGAATTATGCAACAAGCTGGCCTCGCCCGCCTCCGCCTGCCCTTTGAGCGAACTGCCGCAGCGGCTGCACCAATACGACGTGATTGTGTCTTCCACCGCCAGCCAGCTGCCGATTATCGGCAAAGGCATGGTGGAACGCGCCCTGCGCGAACGCCGCCACCGCCCCGTTTTCCTGCTCGATTTGGCCGTGCCGCGCGATATCGAAGCCGAAGTGGCCGATTTGGGCGATGCCTATCTTTATACGGTAGACGACATGATGCAGGTGGTGAGCAGCGGCCAGGCCGCCCGGCAGCGCGCCGCCGCCGAAGCCGAGCAAATGGTGGATAGTAAAGTGGCTGAATTCATGAGCTGGCAGCGCCGCCGCCAAAGCGTGCCGCTGATCCGCTCCCTGCGCGATGAAGGCGAACGCGCCCGTCGGCAAGTGCTCGACAACGCCACCCGCCTGCTGGCCAAAGGCGTGCCCGCCGAAGAGGTGCTCGAGCGGCTTTCGGTACAGCTCACCAACAAACTCCTGCATGCGCCCACCAGCGCGCTTTCCAAAGTAGACAACCAAACCGCCCACCTTACCGAGGCGCTGGTGCAGGTGTACGGGCTGGACAAACCGCGCTCTTAA